One Campylobacter sputorum subsp. sputorum DNA segment encodes these proteins:
- a CDS encoding thiamine-phosphate kinase, producing MDKEKFIISHFKSKFIGDDCAVVGNLVYAKDLFCENSHFKRGWLSHKEIAYKSMIVNISDIIVMNALPKYALIGLSVPKNIKKDDINALYDGFNKACREFNIEIIGGDTISSDLLSISVTMIGELISKPTMRKNLKIGDILCFTGKLGSSLKSLQILQRLGKPNFKSRFFKPILRDKFFYKSSKFINAAMDISDGLSRDLERLADINGVNFKFIKKLSKFELRSGEEYEILFSVEKRKLNRVLNEAKKARIKVTPFAKVIKGRYKRYGKTEHF from the coding sequence ATGGATAAAGAAAAATTTATAATATCTCATTTTAAAAGTAAATTTATAGGCGATGATTGTGCTGTTGTTGGGAATTTAGTTTATGCCAAAGATTTGTTTTGCGAAAATTCACACTTTAAAAGAGGTTGGCTAAGTCATAAGGAAATTGCGTATAAATCAATGATTGTAAATATTTCTGATATCATAGTTATGAATGCTTTGCCAAAATATGCTTTAATAGGACTTAGTGTTCCCAAAAATATAAAAAAAGACGATATAAATGCTCTTTATGATGGATTTAACAAGGCTTGTAGGGAATTTAATATAGAGATAATAGGCGGAGATACGATAAGTAGTGATTTGCTTAGTATATCTGTAACCATGATAGGAGAGCTTATTTCAAAGCCAACTATGAGAAAAAATCTTAAAATAGGAGATATTTTGTGCTTTACGGGTAAGCTTGGATCATCTTTAAAATCCTTACAAATACTTCAAAGACTTGGAAAACCCAACTTTAAATCAAGATTTTTTAAGCCTATTTTAAGAGATAAGTTTTTTTATAAATCTAGTAAATTTATAAATGCAGCTATGGATATAAGCGATGGTTTAAGTAGAGATTTAGAGCGTTTGGCTGATATAAATGGTGTAAATTTTAAATTTATTAAAAAACTTAGTAAATTTGAATTAAGAAGTGGCGAAGAGTATGAGATACTTTTTAGTGTAGAAAAAAGAAAATTAAATAGAGTTTTAAATGAGGCTAAAAAAGCTAGGATAAAAGTAACGCCATTTGCAAAAGTTATAAAAGGAAGATATAAAAGATATGGAAAAACAGAACATTTTTAA
- a CDS encoding HdrB C-terminal domain-containing protein has translation MIEVYMFRFDAKKDILRYYKPYEFKDIYFTTLKEMFEEIKKQDPYFEFDNTTHVKISNICVNINENIQNIISHFGKSITIEPLSTLRVYKDLKINDDDFMAHFDKFSPFCDKEDFEFYKSLQWLYYASPLRAYKDDYIAESAFVFVNEMIKKYPQKQKEFLKIINNCENGIYHHIDISKYIFNDVLNVENIIHTLKQRLKESSLYLEIKPPHITSSNFIHQNEKECLSTEKKDFKHKLNDFNIAVYSQKKDDIFKFTKMLGAKNINFDMDKFPDISNILSLEPQMAYNIAGDIMLDAIDNGADFMVVNDEISFYLFDTCSKKLQAQTNREFGNFYVLSLKELYEICFGDNIPNSIKTHKLKVWLI, from the coding sequence ATGATTGAAGTTTATATGTTTAGATTTGATGCTAAAAAAGATATATTAAGATACTATAAGCCTTATGAATTTAAAGACATATATTTTACTACTTTAAAAGAAATGTTTGAAGAGATAAAAAAACAAGATCCTTACTTTGAATTTGATAATACAACTCATGTAAAAATCTCAAATATCTGTGTAAATATAAACGAAAATATTCAAAACATTATAAGTCATTTTGGAAAAAGCATAACCATAGAACCACTTAGCACTCTTAGAGTTTATAAAGATTTAAAAATAAATGATGATGATTTTATGGCTCATTTTGATAAATTTTCTCCATTTTGCGACAAAGAAGATTTTGAATTTTATAAAAGTTTGCAATGGCTATACTATGCATCTCCATTAAGAGCTTATAAAGATGATTATATAGCAGAAAGTGCATTTGTATTTGTAAATGAAATGATAAAAAAATATCCACAAAAACAAAAAGAGTTTTTAAAAATCATAAACAATTGCGAAAACGGAATTTATCATCACATAGATATATCAAAATATATATTTAACGATGTTTTAAATGTAGAAAATATCATACATACACTAAAACAACGCCTAAAAGAATCATCGTTATATCTCGAAATAAAACCACCACATATTACAAGCTCAAATTTCATACATCAAAATGAAAAGGAGTGTTTATCGACTGAGAAAAAAGATTTTAAACATAAACTTAATGATTTTAATATAGCAGTATACTCGCAAAAAAAAGATGATATCTTTAAATTTACAAAAATGCTAGGTGCAAAAAATATAAACTTTGATATGGATAAATTTCCAGATATATCAAATATATTAAGCTTGGAGCCACAAATGGCTTATAATATAGCAGGGGATATAATGCTTGATGCAATAGATAATGGTGCTGATTTTATGGTAGTAAATGATGAAATTAGTTTTTATCTTTTTGATACTTGCTCTAAAAAACTTCAAGCTCAAACAAACAGAGAATTTGGGAACTTTTATGTATTAAGCTTAAAAGAACTATATGAGATATGTTTTGGCGATAATATACCAAATTCTATAAAAACACACAAATTAAAAGTTTGGCTTATATAA